A region of the Hemitrygon akajei chromosome 11, sHemAka1.3, whole genome shotgun sequence genome:
CTAAATAGTACCGATggagaatagtgaggtagtgttcatgggctcattgtcagTTTAGGAATCTGAAGGTGGAGGGGACTAAGTtgtccctaaaatgttgagtgtgtgtcttcagactcctgcacctgctccctgatggtggtaatgagaagagggcatgtcactgatggtgagggtccttcattacggatgctgccttcttgagggacTGCTTCTTGAAGAGGCCCTCGATAGTGGGAGGGTTATGGCCATGGTGGGAGAAACTTAGTatacaaacctctgcagcctctttccatCCTGTGTATTAGAGCCGGATGGAGATGCGCtcagtcagaacgctctccacgggGCATCTGCAGAGTCTCACCAGATCTCCCGGGGTTGGAAAACTGCAAACTCTGTTGACTTGTACGCGGCCCAAGAGGGATATGAGATGGCGTTCCTCCCATTTTTGCACACacaagatggtggaggaactcagccgttcaggcaacatcaatggagaagagtgaacagttgaaggtttgtgccgagacccttcttcaggactgagagggagggTGGGTATAGATACCTGAAATAAAagttggagggaggggagagaggctagctggaaggtgattggtgaagccaggtgggtgggaaaggtcaagggctggataagaaagaatctgataggggaggagagtccACAAtaggaaaaaggggaggaggagggaacccagggggaaggaataggcaggtgagaagaagtagaaAGTCAgtagggaatggggggggggggtggatttttgttcaccagaaggagaaatcgatattcataacATCAGGTTGGAgtttacccagacagaatataagatgttcctctttcaccctgagagtggcctcatcttggcacaagaggaggccgttcATTGCCATGTCGGAACGGGAACAGcattgggaatcagaattaaaatgtttggccagtgggaagtcccacttgtggcggatggtgcggaggtgcccgatgaagcagtcccccagtttagggtgggggtgtggaggaagCCGCATCAGGAACACTGGATACAATAGGCGACCCCAGCAGGTTTCCAGGtgcagtgttgcctcacctggaagggctgtttggggccctgaatggaggtgagggatggATAGGTgtagtgcctggagggagattagtggggaggcctatggggggaggggggtggaggtAAGGATATGTTTAGACATAGTGTCCTTTTGGAGATGATGGAATttgcagaggataatgtgttggatgcagaggctcatgggtggtagataaggacaagagggactctatcactgttaaggcggtTGGAAGATGGGgtgtatgggaaatggaggagatgccggtgagggcagcatcaatagtggagggaaggaatgggaattggaattaaaatgtctggttCTTTAAAAGAGGACATGGAATGGAAAGTCGCATCCTGAGAACAGAGGTGGAAGATGGGCAGGTGAACCTCAGAAACACccacgcaaagtgctggaggataggcagcatctgtggaaaactttggtggaagaaatgaaagggttaactattctctaaatggagagaaaagacaaaaaactggggtgcaaatggacttggaggTCTGTGTGCAGGATTGTGGTATGCGTACACCAGGGTCTCACAAAGTGAGTCAGAGAAgggctctgttactattgatgccgAGAGAGGAACACAAACTATGGAATCTAATTTCAAGtgcacagacagcggcgggacaGCAGGTGGCGCAGCAGGATAAGACAGGCCGAGGCAGGCGAGCGGATGCGCGACGTCACGGATCACGTTGACCGCCGACGTCACCGCGCTTGGCTTCGCTGCGACGCCATCGCCAAGATGTCGACCGCCATGAACTTCAGCGGCAAAAGCTTCAGTCCTCGGCCGCCGGACCGGGGCGCGTTCCCGCTCGATCACCTGGGTAAGTGGGCGGAGGTCCCAGGCTCTTTCCCCCCATAACTTCCGTGTCTCTACAACCACTCCGCCCTCATGACCTCCCATTACACCGCAGTCCCCATTTCCTCTGCCCCTCTTCcaccttcccttttcctactttcCTCATCATCcatgcctcctcctcctccttataTTTGCCTCTTCCATCCCTCTTATAACATCTTTTTCAGTAGTCTTGGACTACGTTTTGCTGTTGTAGTTTCGATCTGAGTTGTTCTTTTAACTCAGATGCACCTGACTTATCCAGTGTTTCGGTATTAGTGATTTTTATTCACATTGTCAGCATTCGTAGTTTGGTTTCGCTTCTGATGGCAACAGATCAACATTTCTAATACGTTGCTTTAACAGAATCTCCGTGTTGCTATTTTACAGGTGAATGTAAAGCATTTAAAGAGAAATTTATGGATTGCCTTAAAGAGAGCAAGTTTGACAGCTCTGTGTGCAGAGAGCAATCAATGGAATATTTAAAATGCAGAATGGACAGGTAcggaaatcagaatcaggcttaatataaTCGGACTGGAggtgaggtgggtggggggagggttaaatgggcaggtatagcacttaaaCAAAGACCGCTAGCccttcagccccccccccccatgttgtGCAGAACTAACTAAAcaaatcccttctgtctacaaaggtctatatccctccattccctgcacattcgaAGAGCCTCAAACACTTCTATAATATTTGCCTcaataccacccctggcagcacattcaaaGCATCCGCCacacttttttaaaaacaaaacttaGCCCACGCATTTCATTTGAACTTTACTTACTAAGTGTTTGTTGCTCTGTtgacatttagggcagcaatgaaggtccaacTCTGTCGATACTATCGCACACAGATAAAAAGCGATTTTTCATTGGTgttttccgtaacaatttttttgaccaatcaggtttgttagccctgaactgaaccgCTGTGACTGGAGGACTACTCTTAGTCTGCCTTCTACCCTCtacctatttggcatgggtgatcctaccaagagtcaaagcacaaagACCTTACTCTAGCCAAGGTGctttccaggtcattgaggcacacaagcctctggTTTACAGGATAataaatacaaaccccatttccagaaaagttgagatattttccaaaatgcaataaaaacaaaaatctgtgatatgttaattcatgtgaacctttatttaactgaaaaaagtacaaagaaaagattttcaattgttttactgaccaacttaattgtattttgtaaatatacacaaatttagaatttgatggctgcaacacactcaacaaaagttgggacagagttaaaataagattgaaaagcgcacagaatattcaagtaacaccggtttggaagactccacattaagcaggctaattggtagcaggtgaggtatcatgactgggtataaaagtagcgtccatcaaaggctcagtctttgcaagcaacgatgggtcgtggctcacccctttgtgccaaaattcgtgagagacttgttagtcagttcaaaaggaacatttcccaacgcaagattgcagagaatttaggtctttcaacatccacagtacataatattgtgaaaagattcagagaattcagagacatctcactgtgtaaagggcaaggtcggaaacaactgttgaatgcgcgtgatcttcgagccctcaggcggcattgcctaagaaaccgtcatgctgctgtgacaattatagccacctgggcttgggagtacttcagaaaaccattgtcacttaatacagtccgttgctgcatccagaaatgcaacttgaaactgtattatgcaaggaggaagccatacatgaactctatgcagaaacaccagcgagttctctgggcccgagctcatctcagatggaccgaaagactgtggaactgtgtactgtggtcagatgagtccacatttcagctagtttttggaaaaaacaggcgtcaagttctccgtgccaaagatgaaaacaaccatcctgattgttatcagtgaaaggtgcaaaagccagtatctgtgatggtatgggggtgcatcagtgcccacggcatgggtgagttgcatgtatgtgaaagtaccattgactctgaggcgtatattaggattttagagagacatatgttgccatcaaggcgacgtctcttcccgggacgtccatgcttatttcagcaggacaatgccagaccacattctgcacgggctacaacagcgtggctttgtagacacagagtgcgtgtgcttgactggcctgctggcagtccagatctatctcctattgaaaatgtacggcgcatcatgaagaggagaatcagacaacggagaccacggactgttgagcagctgaagtcttatatcaagcaagaatggacaaaatttccaattgcaaatctactacaattagtattctcagttccaaaacgattaaaaagtgttattaaaaggaaaggtgatgtaacacaatggtaaacatgcctttgtcccaacttttgttgagtgtgttgcagccatcaaattctaaatttgtgtatatttacaaaatacaattaagttggtcagtaaaactattgaaaatcttttctttgtacttttgtcagttaaataaaggttcacgtgaattagcatatcacagatttttgtttttattgcactttggaaaatatcccaacttttctggaaatggggtttgtacaataGTGTTTATTAGAAACTTTTCATAAACAAAGACCAATGTCTAAAAGACAAATTTGGCAAGTAAGTAAAAATACTGAGAGTATCTGTtgtaaagagcccttgaaagtgagtcagtaggttgaagaaccagttcagagttgtgatgaCTGAACTTATACATGCTGTTTCAgaatcctgatggttgaagggtagtaactgttctgccTGGgacctaaagttcaaagtaaatgtattgtcAAAGTTAAGTGTATGTCATCATACACTATCCTGGGATTCATTCCCTTTTGTCCACCTGAGATACAGATGGGCTTTAGATCTGATATTTTCCTGAACAGCCAGGACCTCTTTAGCTTCTCATCTCTCATCCTTTCTTTGTGCTGTACTGGCACTAGAGTTTGGTATGTTATCTTTGGTACGGGAGATGAGTTCTCAGTCAGAGCgtcagggcctgtactcactggagttcagaagaattgggggggggggggattctcattgaaatctatcagatATTGAAAAACTTC
Encoded here:
- the cox19 gene encoding cytochrome c oxidase assembly protein COX19 → MSTAMNFSGKSFSPRPPDRGAFPLDHLGECKAFKEKFMDCLKESKFDSSVCREQSMEYLKCRMDRQLMAKEPLEKLGFKDLLDVHSVETDQQKKHLTDVQGVTPMN